The nucleotide sequence TCTTCGTCTTGCATGGGATAATCCGGCACGCGGTATTGATAAGCTTTTTTGTAGTCTTTATCGCCCGGCTTGCCCTTGGCAGCCGCCTCGCACACGCGCGTTTTGCCAATGATTTTCTCCCACGTCCCGAACCATTCGTAATTGAACCGGTCGCGGGTGACGCCGCTGGACTGGATGGCCGCGTTCACCAGTTGCCCTTCGTATCCGAGCGTGCCGTTCACCAGGTGCGTCTTCTGCGCCACTGCGAATGGGTTCATCTTCCACTGCATGGCCTGCATGACGACAGCAGCGCAGTCGGCAGAGCTTCCTTTCAGGTGATCCGGGATGGTTGAGCGGCCCTTGGCCATGATGTCGGCCAGGCGCATGATGCTATCCATGCTCGCAACATCGAGGATCAGGGAGGCGCTGCTGGTACTGGCGACGGACAGATCGCCTTGACCGTACTGTGCTGTTTGCAGGGCCGTTTGACCCTCTTGGGTTGCTGCGTTCATGACTTTTTCCTTGTGAGTTTTATGATTTCCGACTTCAACAGCGCCAGGCGGACGGCGTAGACGATGGCGTGGCCGGCATGCCAGTTGCGCAGGGCCTGGCTGGCCACGTCCACCACGGCTTGGCTTACGATGTCCACTGCGCCTCCCGGTGGGCGCGGCCCAGGCGCTTGACGCGCGCAGCGGATTCGTCCAGGTCGATTAGCGCTTCGATCTGCGCGGTGATCAGTTCCTTGCGCATTTCTTCAAGCCCTGCCAGCTCGCGGCGCACGCCGGCCAGGCGCATCTTGTTCATGTGGTGCTGGTGCTGCGCCTGGTAGTGGCGGTGGGCGGCCAGCAGGCGGTGGAAGAGGGCGATCATGGGCGCACCATCGCAGTCACACCCAGGGCGCCATTGTCGTAAGCCGCGTCCTGCAGGGCGCCCAGGTCGCCAATGGCGGGATAGCTGTGCATTCCTTCGGCAGTGCGGATGGTGATGATGTAGCTCACGATGCGCTCCCTTCACGTCCAGCCAGCAGCACGCGGATGCCGTTGCGTGCGGTCGTGGCCTTGGGTCCGTAGCAGGCGCCGGCCGGGATATGGTCGGTTGCGTCCAGGCAGCCGCTGTTCAGCGCCGATTCGACGCCAGCGTCCTGGTGGGCAAAGGCGAGGGCGGCAGACACGGCCAGGCGGGACTGGCGTCCGGCGGTGACATTGCGGGCGGCGATCATTTGGCGCGCTCCGCAAGCATGGCGTCGGCCATGTTGTATGCCTCGCTTGCCGTGAGCGTCCAATGGTCTTCTTCTGGATACTCGAGCGCCCAGTTATATGCTGCCGGCAGAGCTTTTGCGGCAAAGTAGTCGCGCAGCGTCATGCCTTCCGCGAGGCGTTGCGCCAGGCCTACTGTGCCTGGCTGGTGCGCGGCAAAAGGGTCATGCACTGGAAACGCTGGCCCGCCTGTGTTTTTGCTCATGTCCCGCTCCTTTGGTTAATTGGCTGTTGACGACCCGGTCAATTCGTCGGGCGTGTGATTCCTGCGGCTGGTGGGCCGCCAACAAAGCAAGGGGCTGGTCACAAACCCAGCTGCTTCAAGGCCGGTCTTCGCTTTTGCTGCGCGACGATCGAGGCGAAGTTCACGCCCGTCCCTTGCTTTGTTGGCCGCCGGTTACGCCGGCGAAACGGGCCAGGGCGACTGACCGGACTGAAATTAGGCTGCCGACACCTGCGAAGGGCGAAAGCGCTGGCTTTGCGTCGAGCCGTCCAGCAGCACTTCCAGGAAGTCCCCACGGGCGCCCGGATGCGTCTTCACGAACTTGCCCGGGCGCGGCAGCGGCTCGGTTTTCGTGCCCTTCACATTTACCTTCTGGTTTTCTTTGAAATTCGACATGCTGTATTTCCTTCAAGGTTGGTTGCGGCGCCGGGCTTCCCCGGGCGCCTGATCCTCACGAAGATCAATCGGGGCATGCTGATCCCACAGGGCATTTATCCGGCCTGCCGGCCTGTCCCGCCTTGAACTACGGCGCGGGCGACCGCTGATCTTGTTTGGCCAGCTCGACCAGGTGGCCGACCTCCTTGCCGTAGAAGGTGTTGCAGGGCGAGGCCATGCGTGCATCCGTCAGGGCCATGGCATGCGCCACACTTTTGTTGCGGGCGCGGACCTTGTTGCGGTACGTGCCGTCCGTGAAGCGAATCGTGACGTCGAAATGAAAGCGCGGGGCTGGCGCCTGGTGCTGCGCCAGTTCAGCTTGCAGTTGGGCGGCGTCGTGGTCGCGGGCGCTCACGCTGCAACCTTCGAAAACTCGCCGACAGCGTCCTCGACAGACCAGTCCGAGGCGAACAGTTCGTCAGCGAGTTCCAGTGCTGTCGCATCGAGCTTGAATTCCAGCAGCGCTTCAAGAACCGTCACCCAGCGGGCGAAGGCGCGTTCTAGTGCAAAGTCGCTGCAAGCCTCGGCGCTGCGGAAGCTGCGGACATTGGCGATGATGTCTGTGTGCATGGTCTCCTCCAGTGAGTGATGGACTAGCCGTGCGCTTCGACGTGCACCACCGGCATTACTTCGCCGGCGGCAATCAGGGCTGCTTCAAGGGCTTTCAGTTCGGCTGGCGACATAGTTTGCTCCGGTGTTTGTTGTTGGATAAATGAACTATAGCAATTTGCTTTCAGCATAGCAAGAGCAATTTGCTTTTATCTTTTTGAATTCCTGTAAAATGTTTCAGTCGCCGGAAATTTCAGGCGACTGGAAGCCCGAACCAAATCTCGCCGGGTTGTGCAAGTCCAGATAGATGGAGCTGGTACCGCCTCCCACTACCCAAGGGGCAACCAGCGAAACGAGCAAGGCGTGTAGGGCGGCAAGAAGGCGTGGATTGGCCGCAGGCGTGGGTGATAGAGGGCAGAGCGCCAATTGACGGGAGCCGGAAACGGCCGAACGTCTGCCCTGTGAAACGCGTCCCTGGATACTCAGCAGAAATGTGGTACTTCACGGAGTAAAGTTTATTGCTTGACTAATGGAAAGTGCTGTTCTCGGTCCCGAAGCATAGGGCATAGAAAAAAACGCAGTGCTCTGGACCTTGAAGACCAAGGTCAAGAGCTAACTTCAAGAGCAAGTTAACGATTTTTGAGTACCTTTTAGAGCGGAAAACATAGTGGAAAATAATTTGGTCCCGATGGGACAAAAAAAATCCCCGACTGGCGGGGAGGTTGCAGAGCTATTGAATGCTGATGATGGCAGTCATCTTGACATGATTATGATGCCGTGTACTCCATCCAAGGAATCCGCGATGGGTCCACGTTTGCAAGGAATTGCACCAGATCTTTTCGACCCTGATACTGGAATCTGCCGCGGGAATCTTGCGACGCCAGAACAATTGGCGCGCCTGGGAAATATGGTTGGAAAGCTCTCATTGCGTCCTGTGCCGCGATCTGACTTTGCATAGCGCTCGGTTTAACGACAACGATGGCAAAGGTTACATTCTGCTCTTTAATTAAAGCTCCTTGAAATTTCATTCTTACCTTTCGTAGTAAATGGATGCGCCCACAGCAGGGAAGCAATAGGGCGCACATCATTGTAGTGAAATTGATAAGTTGAATTATCACGAAAGGTAACACGGGCGTGGATTGGCGAACTACATGCTTAAGCTGGAAATCGAGGACTGACTGCGTGTCAGCACCTAACCAGCCAGCCCATCGCATGGTGCGCTGCTGGTGCCCGGCATAAAAAAACCCGCGCGCGGCTGGCTGATGGCCTAATCAAGATGCTTTAGAGTCTTAAAAGTAAGGCCCAAATTAGTTGCCTTGAGCACTTCAAATCTGGCCCCCTTAAAGCCGATAACGCGCCCTTCTCCCAGATCGTACTTTAGGTCCTGACTAAACGCGGGTCGAGCAAGGTCATTTTGATACTCTCGATAAACGAGAGAAATCACGTTTTTGGACACTCCGGTGTAGATCAATTCTTTCTTCTGATTGTCAGGGGAGATTTCGACCATATCTGATACTTTTTCAAAAATTATGGGCATCGTAGGTTTGTCAACAAAGGCATGGGTTTGTGTTCTTGGCGACCAAAATACCAGTACCGCTTCGGACGCATTCTTCGGAACGAAAATTCCTGCTCGACTTTTCTCACGGGAATTGACTGTTGGCAGGGTTCTGTAGGCATTCTCAGAGGCAAAAAATGAGCCATTTAGATCTTCGCCGATTTTTCTTAGTGTCCCAGATGGAATATCTAAGCGAACTAGCACACCGTTATTGCGCGTTTCATGAGTCAGGTCATTTGGTAATTTTATCGCTTGAGTAGATAGCGAATAACGTCGCGATATCAATGTATTTCCCAACTCCGTGGTTATTACTTGATCCAGTGAGGGGCTATTTTCAACGCTAAAGACTCCGGGTTTAAGGTTGATTGTATGTTGCTCAAGTGTGGTGCGCTGCACAGCTATAGGTCCACCCGGTTCGATATTCGGACTTGCGCAGCCGATAATAACGGATGCCAGTGCTAATGCGCTAAAAGTTTTTCTCACCTGAATCCCAATCGTAGACTTAATGAATAACAACCACATTTCTATAGTCGATCCTTGAAATTGCGCGCCTCGAACCGCACTATGCGCCCAACAATAATGCAATCACCTCCACGGCAAAGCCTTCTCGCGTATTGCGGGTCGCCATTTTCGGAGGTCATGTACCACTCGCGCCCCTCATATTTTAGGCGCTTAATGACGGACTCGCCATTGAAATTAATGGCGTAGACGCCTCCACTTATTTTTTTATTATCGGCGATATTTACCACGGCGATATCGCCCTGGTACAGCAGGGGTTGCATGCTATCACCTCGCACTTTGACTGCAATCAGACAGTGCGGGACATAATCATTTTCCTCGACCCACTGCAATGGTACATCTAATGTGCCGCCATCTTCAAAGTCTTGCTCCACTTCAAATCCCATGATCCCGGCCTGCAGGTGCATTGTGACGAGTTTGATGGGAATCGTCGCAGG is from Janthinobacterium sp. 61 and encodes:
- a CDS encoding RecT family recombinase: MNAATQEGQTALQTAQYGQGDLSVASTSSASLILDVASMDSIMRLADIMAKGRSTIPDHLKGSSADCAAVVMQAMQWKMNPFAVAQKTHLVNGTLGYEGQLVNAAIQSSGVTRDRFNYEWFGTWEKIIGKTRVCEAAAKGKPGDKDYKKAYQYRVPDYPMQDEEGCGVRIWATLRGESEPRYLELLLVQATVRNSPLWATDPRQQLAYLAVKRWSRLYAPDVILGVYTPDELEETNREMRDITPAAPAADDRTIDQLPECTDELFKQKTPEWRQTILSKKKTPAQLIAMLSTRATFTEAQKLTIDSWSHENE
- a CDS encoding S24 family peptidase, giving the protein MATSKEIRIENLRTLVKEFRTADAVAQRAATAPMYLSQILNSAKSSTGTARGVGDKLARKLEAGCGKPEGWMDANHGSDQIEDVPQDHGDPVSTSPAHPLLPGARRVTVGESSPATIPIKLVTMHLQAGIMGFEVEQDFEDGGTLDVPLQWVEENDYVPHCLIAVKVRGDSMQPLLYQGDIAVVNIADNKKISGGVYAINFNGESVIKRLKYEGREWYMTSENGDPQYARRLCRGGDCIIVGRIVRFEARNFKDRL